One genomic segment of Podarcis raffonei isolate rPodRaf1 chromosome 7, rPodRaf1.pri, whole genome shotgun sequence includes these proteins:
- the LOC128417219 gene encoding FXYD domain-containing ion transport regulator 3-like, producing MKPTTMAILLLLLAAFPVLGANDPTDPNSPFYYDWYSLRVGGLIVAGVLCFLGIVILLSGKCKCKPKRKNSVHTMQKLPLAGETSEC from the coding sequence ATGAAACCCACCACCATGGCGATCCTGCTGCTTCTCTTGGCTGCATTCCCTGTCCTGGGGGCCAATGATCCTACTGATCCAAACAGCCCCTTTTATTACGACTGGTACTCGCTGCGTGTTGGCGGTTTGATCGTTGCTGGTGTACTCTGTTTTCTGGGAATTGTTATCCTGCTGAGTGGAAAGTGCAAATGCAAACCTAAGAGGAAAAACAGTGTGCACACCATGCAAAAGCTCCCGCTTGCAGGAGAAACCAGTGAATGCTAA
- the GDF6 gene encoding growth/differentiation factor 6, with protein MNAARALLSAVFLACFFWGDLPGCQQATIPADDAPSEPLRESEQGMRSPQDGRAPRDAAAAAARKGPSAWAPPPPPRVEPHEYMLSLYRTYSIAEKLGINATFFQSSKAANTITSFVDRGRDDLSPSALRRQKYLFDVSTLSDKEELVGAELRLFRKAPGDHSSKAQTGLAHVQVSPCLSGRLLDSRTWGLHEAASSQAGGGWVVFDVWQALQPHQPWKKQPQQQPQQLCLEVRAVTGTRTHAQQPLLDLRDLGLGRGARAQQEKALLVIFTKSRRKNLFSELRHERGAQQQSAHAPPQESTAAAQLRLQSRRMRRTAFHNRHGKRHGKKARLRCSKKALHVNFKELGWDDWIIAPLEYEAYHCEGVCDFPLRSHLEPTNHAIIQTLMNSMDPGSTPPSCCVPTKLTPISILYTDAGNNVVYKQYEDMVVESCGCR; from the exons ATGAATGCGGCCCGGGCTCTGCTCTCCGCCGTGTTCCTCGCCTGCTTCTTCTGGGGGGATCTGCCCGGTTGCCAGCAGGCCACCATCCCCGCCGACGACGCGCCCAGCGAGCCTCTCCGGGAGTCCGAGCAGGGCATGCGGAGCCCACAGGACGGCCGAGCGCCCcgagacgccgccgccgccgccgcccggaaGGGACCCTCCGCCtgggccccgccgccgccgccgcgagtGGAGCCCCACGAGTACATGCTCTCCCTCTACCGGACCTACTCCATCGCCGAGAAGCTGGGCATCAACGCCACCTTCTTCCAGTCCTCCAAAGCCGCCAACACCATCACCAGCTTCGTGGACAGGGGGCGAG ACGATCTTTCGCCCAGCGCTTTAAGGAGACAGAAGTATTTGTTTGATGTATCGACTCTCTCCGACAAAGAGGAGCTGGTGGGAGCGGAGCTGCGGCTCTTTCGCAAAGCCCCTGGCGATCATTCCTCCAAGGCGCAGACAGGCCTGGCCCATGTGCAGGTCTCGCCCTGCCTGTCGGGCCGCCTCCTGGACTCCAGGACTTGGGGCCTGCACGAGGCGGCGTCGTCCCAGGCCGGGGGCGGCTGGGTGGTGTTTGATGTGTGGCAGGCGCTGCAGCCTCACCAGCCCTGGAaaaagcagccgcagcagcagccgcagcaactGTGCCTTGAGGTGCGCGCCGTCACGGGGACTCGAACTCACGCCCAGCAGCCCCTGCTGGACCTGCGCGATCTGGGTCTGGGGCGAGGCGCTCGGGCGCAGCAGGAGAAGGCACTGCTGGTGATTTTCACCAAGTCCCGTCGGAAGAACCTCTTCTCCGAGCTGCGCCACGAAAGGGGAGCCCAGCAGCAGAGCGCGCACGCGCCTCCCCAGGAATCGACGGCTGCCGCGCAGTTGCGCTTGCAGAGCCGTCGGATGAGGCGCACGGCTTTCCACAACCGCCACGGCAAGCGGCACGGCAAGAAAGCGCGGCTGCGGTGCAGCAAAAAGGCCCTGCACGTGAACTTCAAGGAGCTGGGCTGGGACGACTGGATTATCGCCCCTCTGGAGTACGAGGCGTACCACTGCGAGGGCGTGTGCGACTTCCCGCTGCGCTCGCACCTGGAGCCCACGAACCACGCCATCATCCAGACCCTCATGAACTCCATGGACCCGGGCTCGACGCCGCCCAGCTGCTGCGTGCCCACCAAACTGACGCCCATCAGCATCCTGTACACGGACGCGGGCAACAACGTCGTCTACAAGCAGTACGAGGATATGGTCGTCGAGTCCTGCGGCTGCAGGTAG